A window from Zingiber officinale cultivar Zhangliang chromosome 7A, Zo_v1.1, whole genome shotgun sequence encodes these proteins:
- the LOC122000653 gene encoding 4-coumarate--CoA ligase 3-like has protein sequence MGSIAVEEEVIFRSKLSDIEIKNDIPLHAYCFERLPEFADRPCIIDGASGVVLTYAEVDAAARRFAAGLLRAGVGRGDVFMILLRNSPEFVIAFLAASHAGAVATTANPFYTPGEIHKQAAAAGARVIVTESCYVEKIREFAEERRVGIVTVDDDGGVGCLRFAELLAADAGELPAAEIDPDDVVALPYSSGTTGLPKGVMLTHRSLITSVAQQVDGDNPNLYFHEDDVLLCVLPLFHIYSLNSVLLCGLRVGAAILIMRRFEVAPLLELVQRYRVTVAPVVPPIVLELAKSPLMDGYDLSSVRMVMSGAAPMGKELEEKFMAKLPNARLGQGYGMTEAGPVLSMCLAFAKVPFEVKSGACGTVVRNAEMKIVDPDTGASLGRNLRGEICIRGSQIMKGYINDVEATNNTIDKDGWLHTGDIGFVDDDDEVFIVDRLKEIIKYKGFQVAPAELEALLITHPNIADAAVVQMKDEAAGEVPVAFVVRSNGSQITEDEIKQYISKQVVFYKRINKVLFTDAIPKAPSGKILRKDLRAKLAVLFP, from the exons ATGGGTTCGATCGCGGTGGAGGAGGAGGTTATTTTCCGGTCCAAGCTGTCGGACATCGAGATCAAGAACGACATTCCCTTGCACGCCTATTGCTTCGAGCGGCTCCCCGAGTTCGCGGACCGCCCGTGCATCATCGACGGCGCGTCCGGGGTCGTGCTCACCTACGCGGAGGTCGACGCCGCGGCGCGGCGCTTCGCCGCGGGGCTCCTCCGGGCGGGCGTCGGCCGGGGGGACGTGTTCATGATCCTCCTCCGCAACTCCCCGGAGTTCGTGATCGCTTTCCTCGCCGCGTCCCACGCCGGGGCCGTCGCCACCACCGCCAACCCCTTCTACACCCCCGGCGAGATCCATAAGCAGGCGGCGGCCGCGGGGGCGCGCGTCATCGTCACGGAGTCGTGCTACGTGGAGAAGATCCGTGAGTTCGCAGAGGAGCGCCGCGTGGGCATCGTGACGGTGGACGACGACGGAGGCGTCGGCTGCCTCCGCTTCGCGGAGCTTCTTGCCGCGGACGCCGGGGAGCTGCCTGCCGCGGAGATCGATCCCGACGACGTGGTGGCGCTACCGTACTCGTCGGGCACCACGGGGCTGCCCAAGGGCGTGATGCTGACGCATCGGAGTCTAATCACCAGCGTCGCGCAGCAGGTGGACGGCGACAACCCCAATCTGTACTTCCACGAAGACGACGTGCTCCTGTGCGTGCTGCCGCTGTTCCACATCTACTCTCTCAACTCGGTGCTCCTCTGCGGGCTCCGGGTGGGTGCCGCCATCCTCATCATGCGGCGATTCGAGGTGGCGCCGCTGCTGGAGCTGGTGCAGCGGTACAGGGTGACGGTGGCTCCGGTGGTGCCGCCCATCGTGCTGGAGCTGGCCAAGAGCCCTCTGATGGACGGGTACGACCTGTCCTCCGTACGGATGGTGATGTCCGGCGCCGCGCCGATGGGCAAGGAGCTCGAGGAGAAGTTCATGGCGAAGCTCCCCAACGCGCGGCTCGGGCAG GGTTATGGGATGACGGAAGCCGGGCCGGTGCTATCGATGTGCTTGGCGTTCGCGAAAGTGCCGTTCGAGGTGAAGTCCGGCGCTTGCGGCACCGTGGTGCGGAACGCGGAGATGAAGATCGTGGACCCTGACACCGGCGCGTCGCTCGGGCGCAACCTGCGCGGCGAGATCTGCATCCGCGGATCCCAAATCATGAAAG GTTATATCAATGATGTAGAGGCCACAAACAACACCATAGACAAGGATGGTTGGCTGCACACAGGAGATATAGGCTTTGTGGACGATGACGATGAGGTCTTCATCGTCGATAGGCTGAAGGAGATAATCAAGTACAAAGGCTTCCAGGTAGCCCCAGCCGAGCTTGAAGCACTACTTATCACCCATCCGAACATCGCCGATGCTGCGGTAGTCCA GATGAAAGATGAAGCAGCAGGGGAAGTTCCTGTTGCTTTTGTTGTGCGATCGAACGGGTCACAAATCACTGAGGATGAGATCAAGCAATACATTTCCAAGCAG GTGGTGTTCTACAAAAGGATCAACAAGGTTCTCTTTACCGATGCCATTCCGAAGGCGCCCTCTGGTAAAATTTTGAGAAAGGATCTCAGAGCAAAGCTAGCAGTTCTTTTTCCATGA
- the LOC122000654 gene encoding ER membrane protein complex subunit 4-like: MEKGKGLARRWAIEFADSSSSSPSDISDPIGFSRSSSDPDDANASRQKKDAEAAWKTQKAWEVAQAPFKNLLMMGFMMWMAGSTVHLFSIGITFSALWQPISALQGVGKVFEPYKDSRVDTLAPKLLFIALNLAALALGVWKLNSLGLLPTHPSDWVSSLPPPPEVEYSSGGLSLH; the protein is encoded by the exons ATGGAGAAGGGGAAAGGCCTGGCGCGGCGATGGGCGATCGAGTTCGCGGATAGTTCTTCTTCCTCGCCGTCCGACATCTCAGATCCCATCGGCTTCAGCCGATCTTCTTCGGATCCT GATGACGCCAATGCTAGCCGGCAAAAGAAGGACGCCGAAGCGGCCTGGAAGACGCAG AAAGCTTGGGAAGTGGCTCAAGCCCCATTCAAAAACTTGTTAATGATGGGGTTCATGATGTGGATGGCTGGAAGCACGGTTCATTTATTCAGTATCGGTATTACCTTCTCAGCCCTTTGGCAACCAATAAGTGCTCTTCAAGGAGTTGGAAAAG TTTTTGAACCTTACAAGGACTCCAGAGTCGATACTCTTGCACCTAAGTTGCTTTTTATTGCCCTTAACTTGGCCGCGTTGGCACTGGGTGTCTGGAAG CTGAATTCGTTGGGCCTTCTCCCAACACACCCATCGGATTGGGTCTCTTCACTGCCACCTCCTCCG GAAGTCGAATACTCTAGTGGGGGGCTTTCCCTGCACTGA
- the LOC122000655 gene encoding probable receptor-like protein kinase At1g80640 isoform X1: MGRSPTPPLRLPPSISSWCLRFLLLTAVTAADAQAPLFPPLGDQSNFPSSSSLAPSPVVMQIVIQTRHHHYHKELVIAVVLASAAVLAIILSSVCACIFWRRSRRYNARDPESSDVGGGLPFELILSKLNNTKTTTSKKGLLPSVDYPSLELATNKFSESNILGEGGFSHVYKAWFHGEATAAVKKFDGGRSDCNKEFENEIDLLGRIRHPNIVSLLGYCVHGETRLLIFELMQNGSLEAQLHGPSHGSALTWHIRMKIALDIARGLEYLHEHCNPPIIHRDIKSSNILLDSDFNAKIADFGLAVVDRNLSKGHIELSGTLGYVAPEYLLDGILTEKSDVYAFGVVLLELLMGRKPVEKTAPPQCQSIVTWAMPQLTDRSKLPNIVDPVIQNTMDLKHLYQVAAVAVLCVQQEPSYRPLITDVLHSFIPLVPVELGGSLRAAEPMRPSDH; the protein is encoded by the exons ATGGGGAGGTCGCCGACACCTCCTCTTCGTCTTCCTCCTAGCATTTCCAGTTGGTGCCTTCGCTTTTTGCTCCTCACGGCGGTAACCGCCGCCGATGCCCAGGCGCCTTTGTTTCCGCCCCTTGGGGACCAGTCTAATTTTCCGTCTTCTTCGTCCCTGGCGCCGTCGCCTGTAG TGATGCAGATCGTGATACAGACACGCCATCACCATTATCACAAGGAACTGGTTATAGCAGTCGTTCTGGCCTCTGCTGCTGTTCTAGCGATCATATTATCCTCAGTGTGTGCTTGCATCTTTTGGCGGAGGAGCCGCCGGTACAATGCAAGAGACCCCGAAAGCTCAG ATGTTGGTGGTGGGCTTCCATTTGAACTAATCCTGAGCAAGTTGAATAACACGAAGACGACGACAAGCAAGAAGGGATTGCTGCCCTCTGTAGATTACCCATCACTAGAGTTAGCGACTAACAAGTTCAGTGAGTCTAATATCTTAGGGGAAGGAGGATTTAGTCATGTGTACAAAGCTTGGTTCCATGGTGAAGCTACTGCTGCAGTGAAGAAATTCGATGGGGGTAGGTCAGATTGCAACAAGGAGTTCGAA AATGAGATTGATTTGCTTGGAAGAATTCGACATCCTAACATAGTATCTCTTTTGGGTTATTGTGTTCATGGAGAAACTCGGCTTCTCATATTTGAGTTGATGCAAAATGGATCTCTAGAAGCACAACTTCATG GACCTTCCCATGGATCAGCTTTGACCTGGCATATTCGAATGAAAATTGCACTTGATATCGCAAG AGGATTGGAGTACCTTCATGAGCACTGTAATCCACCCATTATTCATAGAGACATAAAGTCATCTAATATTCTCCTAGATTCAGATTTTAATGCCAAG ATCGCAGATTTTGGTCTTGCAGTGGTTGATAGAAATCTTAGCAAAGGTCATATAGAACTTTCAGGCACTCTTGGATATGTAGCTCCAGAGTATCTCCTAGATG GTATACTTACTGAGAAGAGTGATGTCTATGCATTTGGAGTAGTGCTCCTGGAGCTTTTGATGGGAAGAAAACCAGTTGAAAAGACGGCACCACCTCAATGTCAATCAATCGTAACatgg GCCATGCCTCAACTTACTGACAGATCGAAACTTCCAAACATAGTAGATCCAGTTATTCAGAATACTATGGATCTGAAACACTTGTATCAA GTAGCTGCTGTAGCTGTACTTTGCGTGCAGCAGGAACCTAGCTACAGGCCATTGATTACTGATGTTCTCCACTCCTTCATTCCTCTCGTGCCGGTAGAGCTTGGTGGTTCACTAAGAGCTGCAGAACCAATGAGACCTTCAGACCACTGA
- the LOC122000655 gene encoding probable receptor-like protein kinase At1g80640 isoform X2 translates to MQIVIQTRHHHYHKELVIAVVLASAAVLAIILSSVCACIFWRRSRRYNARDPESSDVGGGLPFELILSKLNNTKTTTSKKGLLPSVDYPSLELATNKFSESNILGEGGFSHVYKAWFHGEATAAVKKFDGGRSDCNKEFENEIDLLGRIRHPNIVSLLGYCVHGETRLLIFELMQNGSLEAQLHGPSHGSALTWHIRMKIALDIARGLEYLHEHCNPPIIHRDIKSSNILLDSDFNAKIADFGLAVVDRNLSKGHIELSGTLGYVAPEYLLDGILTEKSDVYAFGVVLLELLMGRKPVEKTAPPQCQSIVTWAMPQLTDRSKLPNIVDPVIQNTMDLKHLYQVAAVAVLCVQQEPSYRPLITDVLHSFIPLVPVELGGSLRAAEPMRPSDH, encoded by the exons ATGCAGATCGTGATACAGACACGCCATCACCATTATCACAAGGAACTGGTTATAGCAGTCGTTCTGGCCTCTGCTGCTGTTCTAGCGATCATATTATCCTCAGTGTGTGCTTGCATCTTTTGGCGGAGGAGCCGCCGGTACAATGCAAGAGACCCCGAAAGCTCAG ATGTTGGTGGTGGGCTTCCATTTGAACTAATCCTGAGCAAGTTGAATAACACGAAGACGACGACAAGCAAGAAGGGATTGCTGCCCTCTGTAGATTACCCATCACTAGAGTTAGCGACTAACAAGTTCAGTGAGTCTAATATCTTAGGGGAAGGAGGATTTAGTCATGTGTACAAAGCTTGGTTCCATGGTGAAGCTACTGCTGCAGTGAAGAAATTCGATGGGGGTAGGTCAGATTGCAACAAGGAGTTCGAA AATGAGATTGATTTGCTTGGAAGAATTCGACATCCTAACATAGTATCTCTTTTGGGTTATTGTGTTCATGGAGAAACTCGGCTTCTCATATTTGAGTTGATGCAAAATGGATCTCTAGAAGCACAACTTCATG GACCTTCCCATGGATCAGCTTTGACCTGGCATATTCGAATGAAAATTGCACTTGATATCGCAAG AGGATTGGAGTACCTTCATGAGCACTGTAATCCACCCATTATTCATAGAGACATAAAGTCATCTAATATTCTCCTAGATTCAGATTTTAATGCCAAG ATCGCAGATTTTGGTCTTGCAGTGGTTGATAGAAATCTTAGCAAAGGTCATATAGAACTTTCAGGCACTCTTGGATATGTAGCTCCAGAGTATCTCCTAGATG GTATACTTACTGAGAAGAGTGATGTCTATGCATTTGGAGTAGTGCTCCTGGAGCTTTTGATGGGAAGAAAACCAGTTGAAAAGACGGCACCACCTCAATGTCAATCAATCGTAACatgg GCCATGCCTCAACTTACTGACAGATCGAAACTTCCAAACATAGTAGATCCAGTTATTCAGAATACTATGGATCTGAAACACTTGTATCAA GTAGCTGCTGTAGCTGTACTTTGCGTGCAGCAGGAACCTAGCTACAGGCCATTGATTACTGATGTTCTCCACTCCTTCATTCCTCTCGTGCCGGTAGAGCTTGGTGGTTCACTAAGAGCTGCAGAACCAATGAGACCTTCAGACCACTGA